The Bacteroidales bacterium genome has a segment encoding these proteins:
- a CDS encoding 4'-phosphopantetheinyl transferase superfamily protein — MIDIFFTFFENPLEQNLFSDYLSVLSPELKEKNSRYIRWQNRHSHLFGKLLLIEALKRHGIENDIWNYVEYNSYDRPYLTLNEYDFNITHSGNYVACAIGKNIRLGIDIEENRDVNLKHFDTVMTPSQWNKIYNANYPLKEFFKYWTIKESVIKADGRGFAIPLDKLEVKNNTVQYDDKSWLVQELKIGSNYSAALATNQLTEFKIHEINYYHNDTNRHVIPQLERQF; from the coding sequence GTGATAGATATATTTTTTACATTCTTTGAAAATCCTTTGGAACAAAATTTATTCTCAGATTACCTATCTGTACTGTCTCCGGAATTAAAAGAAAAGAATTCACGTTACATTCGCTGGCAGAACAGGCATTCACATCTGTTTGGTAAATTGCTTCTTATTGAAGCACTAAAAAGACATGGGATTGAAAACGATATTTGGAATTATGTTGAATATAATTCATATGATCGTCCGTATTTAACATTGAACGAATATGATTTTAACATAACGCATTCAGGTAATTATGTGGCTTGTGCAATAGGGAAGAATATTAGGCTTGGTATTGATATTGAAGAAAATAGAGATGTGAATTTAAAACATTTCGATACGGTAATGACTCCAAGTCAGTGGAATAAGATTTATAATGCGAATTATCCATTAAAAGAATTTTTTAAATATTGGACAATTAAAGAAAGTGTAATCAAGGCAGATGGTAGGGGGTTTGCAATTCCGCTTGATAAACTTGAAGTTAAAAACAACACTGTACAATATGATGATAAATCATGGCTTGTACAAGAATTAAAAATTGGTAGCAATTATAGTGCGGCATTAGCAACAAACCAATTAACTGAATTTAAAATCCACGAAATAAATTATTATCATAACGATACTAATAGACACGTTATTCCACAATTGGAGCGTCAATTTTAG
- a CDS encoding phosphoglyceromutase, producing MNNKIIFIFLDGVGLGRNDDSNPFTKAAMPTTHNLIGEKLTNTTNIVEQDILVKGIDACLGVDGVPQSATGQTSLFTGFNAQSILGYHLTAYPNKELISLINKRSIFKYAKEKYINSIFANSYTDRFFDSSKQNISSYSVTTYCVLAAQLRFNTINDLINGKAVHWDITNSTLQNTSDSRAPEISPYQAGQNLKNLANDYELILYECFLPDLIGHRRDMNISISFLEMFDEFLRGVTTDKPSSVNILISSDHGNIEDLSTGGHTRNSVPLILLGNLSRKFSNVNSIDEIFHAIFSNVFNVT from the coding sequence ATGAATAATAAGATAATATTTATTTTTTTAGATGGAGTTGGGTTAGGACGAAATGATGATTCAAATCCTTTTACAAAAGCTGCTATGCCAACAACACATAATTTGATTGGTGAAAAATTGACTAATACCACAAATATTGTTGAGCAAGATATATTAGTTAAAGGAATTGATGCATGCTTGGGGGTTGATGGAGTTCCTCAGAGTGCAACTGGTCAAACATCATTATTTACGGGCTTTAATGCTCAGTCAATTCTTGGATATCATTTAACAGCCTACCCAAATAAAGAGTTGATATCTTTAATTAATAAACGCTCAATTTTTAAATATGCAAAGGAAAAGTATATTAATAGCATCTTCGCTAATTCCTATACTGATAGATTTTTCGATTCTTCTAAACAAAATATATCATCATACAGTGTTACAACATATTGTGTTTTAGCAGCTCAGCTAAGATTTAATACTATTAATGATTTAATTAATGGTAAAGCAGTTCATTGGGATATAACAAACAGTACTTTACAAAATACATCCGATAGTCGTGCCCCCGAAATATCTCCTTATCAAGCAGGACAAAACTTAAAGAATTTAGCTAATGACTATGAATTAATTTTATATGAATGTTTTTTGCCTGATTTAATTGGGCATAGAAGAGATATGAATATTTCTATTTCATTTTTAGAAATGTTTGATGAATTTCTTAGAGGAGTTACAACTGATAAGCCCTCCAGTGTAAATATACTAATTTCAAGTGATCATGGAAATATAGAGGATTTATCAACGGGAGGTCATACTAGAAACTCGGTTCCACTTATTCTCTTAGGAAATTTATCTCGAAAATTTTCAAACGTTAATTCTATAGATGAGATATTCCATGCAATATTTTCAAATGTATTTAATGTAACATAG